Proteins found in one Brevibacillus brevis genomic segment:
- a CDS encoding glycoside hydrolase family 15 protein, giving the protein MPRPLVVGNGKLLINFDDKLHMRDLYFPYVGQLNHVGGHFSKLGIWVQGRFSWLDEDGWTRQLGYGQESLVTDVHAHHEHLGISLQIADGVHQRDPIYLKKVCVRNLTSEMREVRLFFHHDFSLNETEVGDTAVFDPILRTIYHYKRNVYIMANGKTDTGGIDQYSVGIKRFNYAEGTWRDAEDGLLSGNPIAQGSVDSTISFSLTLQPQEEKALFYWMCIGESYEAVKGLNQYVLESDPEHLLNRVAVYWQRWVNKEGRDFADLPAEVVNLYKTSLLLVRTQIDQNGAILAANDSDILQFNRDHYSYMWPRDGALIASAMAKAGYTGVVAPFFRFCADALNKEGYLLHKYNPDGSVGSSWHPYIVDGEIQLPIQEDETALVLYALWEQYKSGKQIEDCQALYPTLVRPAARFLLEYVHSELQLPKPSYDLWEERRGIFTFSSATVFAGLMAAARFAQLFGDDRRYKRYAEGAERIRGAMEKHLYDPESGRFLRGIYVRADGSVEKDFTVESSLFALFALDVFSVDDPRVERTMEAVKKSLRVDTAIGGIARYQGDYYFKKSHDTVKVPGNPWIICTLWVADWEIAKAKSLDELQEPKSRLAWVVRHALQSGVLSEQLDPYTGAPVSVAPLTWSHATYVATVLRYLEKVNELR; this is encoded by the coding sequence ATGCCGAGACCGCTCGTCGTCGGGAATGGAAAACTGCTGATTAATTTTGATGACAAACTGCACATGCGAGATCTCTATTTTCCGTATGTCGGTCAGTTGAATCATGTCGGGGGACACTTTAGCAAGCTGGGGATATGGGTACAAGGTCGCTTTTCCTGGCTGGATGAAGACGGCTGGACGCGGCAGCTCGGATACGGACAGGAGTCTTTGGTGACAGATGTTCATGCGCATCATGAACATCTGGGCATCTCCTTGCAAATCGCAGATGGGGTGCATCAGCGTGACCCGATTTATTTGAAAAAGGTGTGCGTTCGAAATTTGACGAGCGAGATGCGGGAGGTCAGGCTGTTTTTTCATCACGATTTCAGCTTGAATGAGACGGAGGTAGGGGATACCGCTGTTTTTGATCCCATCCTGCGCACCATTTATCACTACAAGCGCAATGTGTACATCATGGCGAATGGAAAAACGGATACGGGTGGGATCGATCAATATAGCGTCGGAATCAAGCGGTTCAACTATGCGGAGGGGACCTGGAGGGACGCAGAGGATGGTCTTTTGTCTGGCAATCCGATTGCGCAAGGCTCCGTAGATAGTACAATCTCTTTTTCTCTCACCCTGCAACCCCAAGAAGAGAAGGCGCTCTTCTACTGGATGTGCATTGGTGAATCGTATGAGGCTGTCAAAGGATTGAACCAGTATGTACTCGAAAGTGATCCGGAACATTTGCTCAATCGGGTAGCGGTGTATTGGCAGCGTTGGGTCAATAAGGAAGGGCGTGACTTTGCTGATCTTCCGGCAGAGGTTGTCAATCTGTACAAGACCAGCTTGCTACTCGTGCGTACGCAAATCGATCAGAACGGAGCGATTCTCGCAGCGAATGACTCGGATATTCTTCAATTCAATCGCGACCATTACAGCTACATGTGGCCAAGAGACGGGGCGTTGATTGCGAGTGCGATGGCGAAAGCGGGCTACACGGGAGTCGTCGCACCATTTTTTCGGTTTTGTGCAGACGCCTTGAATAAGGAAGGATATTTGCTGCACAAGTACAATCCAGATGGGTCTGTCGGCTCCAGTTGGCATCCGTATATTGTTGACGGAGAAATTCAGCTCCCGATTCAGGAGGATGAGACGGCGCTCGTGCTGTATGCCCTCTGGGAGCAATACAAGAGCGGCAAGCAAATTGAAGATTGCCAGGCTCTCTATCCCACGCTGGTTCGTCCGGCAGCTCGCTTTTTGCTGGAGTATGTCCATTCAGAGCTGCAACTCCCAAAACCAAGCTACGACTTATGGGAAGAGCGACGGGGAATTTTTACGTTTAGCAGTGCTACGGTTTTTGCAGGCTTAATGGCTGCAGCTCGTTTCGCCCAGTTGTTCGGGGATGATCGGCGCTACAAACGCTACGCAGAAGGGGCAGAGCGCATTCGTGGGGCGATGGAAAAACATCTGTACGACCCTGAAAGCGGGCGTTTTCTGCGCGGGATTTATGTAAGAGCAGATGGGAGTGTCGAAAAAGATTTCACGGTGGAGAGCAGCTTGTTCGCCTTGTTTGCGCTTGATGTGTTTTCCGTAGATGATCCGAGGGTTGAGCGGACAATGGAAGCTGTCAAAAAAAGTTTGCGGGTAGACACGGCGATCGGTGGAATTGCCCGCTATCAAGGGGATTACTATTTCAAAAAATCACATGACACGGTGAAGGTGCCGGGAAATCCATGGATCATTTGCACTTTATGGGTGGCTGATTGGGAAATTGCCAAGGCAAAATCGCTCGATGAACTCCAAGAGCCAAAGAGCAGACTGGCTTGGGTCGTACGACATGCCCTACAAAGCGGCGTGCTCTCCGAACAGCTCGATCCGTATACAGGTGCTCCTGTGTCCGTTGCACCCCTGACATGGTCGCATGCTACTTATGTTGCCACTGTTTTGCGTTATTTGGAGAAGGTGAATGAGTTGCGGTAA
- a CDS encoding 1,4-alpha-glucan branching protein domain-containing protein, producing the protein MHKGYFSLVLHAHLPYVRHGDRDDRLEERWVYEAMLECYLPLLMVFDKLLSDGIAFRMTLAISPTLLSMLDDDLIVTRFRTHLAKTVELAGKEVKRTASQPRENRIAKMYVERFRTIIAYCRKWDFQLIKAFRKIADSGCLELITCAATHSFLPYVETEEAIRAQLLVGIDTHERILGRRPKGIWLPECGYTPGLDRLLKEAGLRYFFVDSHTIEHATPLPRRGVLAPLFTPHDVAAFARDEVASRQVWSSIDGYPGDYDYREYYRDIGFDREMSYIEPYIHPDGIRVHTGLKYYRITGKEGDKDWYEPSWAREKAASHAGHFLYHRERQVEEASQWMDRKPLVVATYDAELFGHWWFEGPQFLDFLIRKTVCDSKKVKLMTPSEYLEEYPEQDRGHLPMSTWGRNGYGEVWLNENNGWIYRHLHQAEGELIGAITTYSEMKGDQLALRCLRQAARELMLAQSSDWAFILDGQTVTRYAVQRIHDHLVRMRALLAMYREHQLDEEAITQAEADFPIFPDLDITFYLPKQTHRVNVSRQLVAAAQDQASTKTVLMLTWEFPPHVVGGLGRAVYDLARHLVQQGVAVHVLTRATDSCSIDETMEGVHVHRLPTYIPSEQADFLAWVFQLNLAMVDAVSQLWSLGVRPDLIHAHDWLVSWAAIELKQRYSLPLVSTIHALEHGRHQGIHTPLQQRIHECERTLTQSSDSMIVCSKYMESEVMRLFGTPSSQLRVIHNGVDLIPLPDVNREQLRQELAIGDGPVLFFVGRLVREKGVHLLLESMARLRDEFPHARLLVAGRGPMQDEWEQLVHQMGLFEQVRFLGFVDDRRRNELFALADVAVFPSLYEPFGIVALEAMALGTPILVADTGGLREIVRHGENGAMMYTGDPESLTNQLRWLLRDPDQRHKLAQTAMQDVKQFYNWTLLASQTIDLYRSLGDPAEIGMTT; encoded by the coding sequence GTGCACAAAGGTTATTTCTCCCTCGTGTTGCATGCCCATTTGCCTTATGTCCGACACGGGGATCGGGACGATCGCCTGGAAGAGCGCTGGGTGTATGAAGCCATGCTGGAATGCTATCTTCCTTTGCTCATGGTTTTCGACAAACTCCTCTCAGACGGCATCGCTTTTCGCATGACCCTTGCTATTTCTCCGACATTACTTTCCATGCTGGATGATGATCTGATCGTGACACGTTTTCGCACACATCTAGCGAAGACCGTTGAATTGGCTGGGAAGGAAGTCAAACGAACCGCAAGTCAACCCCGAGAAAACCGTATCGCCAAAATGTATGTGGAACGATTTCGAACCATCATTGCCTATTGCCGCAAGTGGGATTTTCAACTGATCAAGGCCTTTCGGAAAATCGCGGACAGTGGATGCCTCGAACTCATCACTTGCGCTGCCACACACTCCTTTTTGCCCTATGTAGAAACAGAAGAGGCGATTCGGGCACAGCTTCTGGTAGGTATTGATACACATGAGCGGATTTTGGGAAGACGTCCGAAGGGAATTTGGCTGCCAGAGTGCGGGTATACACCTGGACTGGATCGTTTGCTGAAAGAAGCCGGACTTCGGTATTTCTTTGTAGACAGTCACACGATAGAGCATGCGACGCCTTTACCTCGCAGAGGTGTGCTGGCTCCCTTGTTTACGCCCCATGATGTGGCTGCCTTTGCCCGAGATGAAGTGGCTTCCCGCCAGGTATGGAGCTCGATCGATGGTTATCCGGGGGACTATGACTATCGGGAATACTACAGGGATATCGGATTTGACAGGGAGATGAGCTACATTGAACCGTACATCCATCCTGACGGCATTCGCGTGCATACCGGTTTGAAATACTATCGGATTACCGGAAAAGAAGGGGATAAAGACTGGTATGAGCCAAGCTGGGCGCGCGAAAAAGCAGCGTCACATGCGGGCCACTTCCTGTATCACCGAGAGCGTCAAGTAGAGGAAGCCAGTCAATGGATGGATCGCAAGCCGCTGGTCGTCGCCACTTATGATGCGGAGCTGTTTGGCCATTGGTGGTTCGAGGGTCCGCAGTTTTTGGATTTTCTCATACGCAAAACGGTTTGTGATTCAAAAAAAGTGAAATTAATGACACCATCTGAATATTTGGAGGAGTATCCAGAACAGGATCGCGGTCACTTGCCGATGTCTACATGGGGAAGAAATGGCTACGGAGAAGTCTGGCTGAACGAGAACAATGGCTGGATATACAGGCATCTGCATCAGGCAGAGGGGGAACTGATCGGAGCGATTACTACCTATTCTGAAATGAAAGGAGATCAGCTTGCCTTACGGTGCCTCAGGCAGGCCGCACGCGAATTGATGCTCGCCCAAAGCAGTGATTGGGCGTTTATTTTAGACGGTCAAACGGTCACTCGGTATGCGGTACAACGCATTCATGACCATTTGGTTCGCATGCGCGCTCTCTTGGCGATGTATCGGGAGCATCAACTGGATGAAGAGGCTATTACACAAGCAGAAGCTGATTTTCCGATCTTTCCTGACTTGGATATCACGTTCTATTTGCCTAAACAAACGCATAGAGTGAACGTATCGCGTCAATTGGTAGCGGCTGCGCAAGATCAGGCTTCGACAAAAACTGTTTTGATGCTTACATGGGAATTTCCCCCTCATGTGGTAGGGGGGCTTGGCCGGGCTGTCTACGATCTCGCCAGGCATCTTGTCCAGCAAGGAGTAGCGGTGCATGTGCTGACACGTGCGACAGATTCATGCTCCATAGATGAGACGATGGAAGGGGTTCACGTACACCGTTTGCCTACGTACATTCCTTCTGAACAAGCTGACTTTCTGGCATGGGTGTTTCAACTGAATTTGGCGATGGTCGATGCTGTCTCCCAACTATGGTCACTCGGGGTGCGGCCAGATCTTATCCACGCACACGATTGGCTGGTGAGCTGGGCTGCGATCGAACTGAAACAGAGGTACTCCCTTCCGCTCGTCAGCACGATTCATGCACTGGAACATGGTCGGCATCAAGGTATTCATACACCGTTGCAGCAAAGGATTCATGAGTGTGAACGTACGCTAACACAAAGCTCTGACTCGATGATCGTATGCAGCAAGTATATGGAGTCGGAAGTGATGCGCCTGTTCGGAACGCCATCGTCCCAATTACGTGTCATTCACAACGGTGTCGATCTCATTCCCCTGCCGGATGTAAATCGTGAACAGCTTCGGCAGGAGTTGGCGATAGGGGACGGTCCTGTTCTCTTTTTTGTAGGCCGCTTGGTCCGGGAAAAAGGTGTTCACCTATTGTTGGAGTCCATGGCAAGGCTGCGCGATGAGTTTCCGCATGCGAGGTTGCTTGTAGCTGGCAGAGGACCGATGCAAGACGAATGGGAGCAGTTGGTCCATCAGATGGGACTTTTTGAGCAAGTACGCTTCTTGGGCTTCGTAGATGATCGAAGGAGAAATGAGCTGTTCGCCTTGGCTGATGTGGCGGTATTCCCGAGCTTGTATGAGCCTTTTGGAATTGTTGCACTAGAAGCGATGGCTTTAGGTACGCCTATTCTGGTTGCGGATACGGGAGGGCTGCGAGAGATCGTTCGCCACGGCGAAAACGGCGCCATGATGTACACAGGTGACCCCGAATCGCTGACGAATCAACTCCGTTGGCTACTGCGCGACCCTGATCAGCGGCATAAACTGGCCCAGACGGCAATGCAAGATGTTAAACAGTTTTACAACTGGACACTTCTGGCTAGCCAAACCATCGATCTATACCGTTCGCTTGGCGATCCTGCGGAAATCGGCATGACAACATAG
- a CDS encoding collagenase encodes MNRSWISMVTAGSIAISTVAAGLPLAAQAKSTPQILSQEPIDSQIGHTPVQENMSKTQLRQAAKQEKYSISHLNTLDNSELVELLKEISWTQIPELFTYNDDTQEFYEDRERVQAIIDALQESGKNFTKDDEQGIHTYVEVLRSGYYLGYYHNELKYLMEPKYKQKIIPALQAITTNENFVLGTKTQNEIISSTGKLISNTTVDSETIGLLTKIMEDFNDNRDKWSDDREASEAFYSVLQGVGYVLIWGVDDSERDELKGSIDAFLDPIFDMAENGETSADHVWLTNNALYYTGKLGSYYSDPDKANDILTKAMKTYKKWSEPYFTAAQQIVEAYGEDANGKKIDLEEMKKEGKKHYLPQQFTFDDGAVVFKTGDNLTEEQVERLYWASKEVKAQFHRVIGNDKELESGNPDDVLTIVIYNTPDEYKMNRFLYGYDTDNGGIYIEGTGTFFTYDRTKEQSIYSLEELFRHEFVHYLQGRYEVPGMWGQGKIYENSRLPWYEEGGAEFFAGATRTEGIKPRQSVVGNIRNAAPYLDYTAADMMRAKYGTLAFYDYSFALQYHLFKNDFARLDKINDTIRSNDVSAYDDLIEEFSHDRALERGYQETLEDLIDQYEELDVPLVSDDYLQKVDVTNKEEVYRQIAKVASLTDVKTDEKDSGDFRSFTLRGVYTGGTSQGEYQDWQEMNRLTNGFLKELSDLSWNGYDTVTSYFTNYRTTKDGRFAYDVVFHGKLAQEDGSETEQPNPNPNPNPNPEESSISLGKPITGIIHPQKPSQEFRLDVKSAQQLQVEMETKNGDSVAWLVFHESDRENYISYPTKREGNKLIGSFDAKPGTYYVTAYTYRTGQEDQPFRLLVTGEDRPQEQLYQENESNDSTEQANGPLKIGTTVSGDMKGNDWQDIFAFQVDKPEEIRISLNPQEGQGVTWMLFHEGNLDQPVTYPQEREGNLQSAHYQVKPGRYFLYVYKYQNEDVVYTVETKQR; translated from the coding sequence ATGAATCGTTCATGGATTAGCATGGTAACAGCAGGATCAATTGCAATTTCAACGGTAGCGGCTGGCTTGCCACTAGCAGCTCAAGCCAAAAGCACACCGCAAATCCTATCCCAAGAGCCCATTGATTCGCAGATTGGTCATACACCTGTTCAGGAAAACATGTCGAAAACACAATTACGCCAAGCAGCCAAACAGGAGAAGTACAGCATCTCGCATCTGAATACATTGGACAATTCAGAGCTTGTTGAATTGTTGAAGGAAATCAGTTGGACGCAAATCCCCGAGCTGTTTACTTACAACGACGACACTCAGGAATTTTATGAGGATCGGGAGCGGGTTCAGGCCATCATCGATGCCCTGCAAGAGAGTGGCAAAAACTTCACCAAGGATGATGAGCAGGGCATCCATACCTATGTAGAGGTTTTGCGTTCGGGGTATTACTTGGGGTACTACCATAATGAATTAAAGTATTTGATGGAGCCAAAGTATAAGCAAAAGATTATTCCAGCCCTTCAAGCAATTACTACCAATGAAAATTTCGTCTTAGGTACAAAGACTCAAAATGAAATCATCAGTTCAACGGGAAAATTAATTAGCAACACCACTGTTGATTCAGAGACAATTGGTCTTCTGACAAAAATAATGGAGGACTTTAACGACAATCGGGATAAATGGTCAGATGATCGCGAAGCAAGCGAGGCCTTTTACAGCGTCCTTCAAGGTGTCGGCTACGTTCTGATTTGGGGAGTAGATGATTCAGAAAGAGACGAGTTGAAAGGCAGCATCGACGCATTTCTCGACCCCATTTTTGACATGGCCGAAAATGGGGAAACCTCCGCTGATCACGTATGGTTGACGAACAATGCCCTGTATTACACAGGGAAATTAGGAAGCTACTACAGTGATCCTGACAAAGCCAATGACATATTGACCAAAGCGATGAAAACGTATAAAAAGTGGAGCGAGCCCTACTTCACTGCGGCCCAACAAATCGTGGAAGCATATGGTGAGGATGCCAATGGCAAAAAAATCGACCTCGAGGAAATGAAAAAAGAAGGCAAAAAGCATTATCTTCCGCAGCAATTCACTTTTGATGACGGAGCGGTTGTGTTCAAAACAGGAGATAACCTAACAGAAGAACAGGTTGAGCGCTTGTATTGGGCATCCAAGGAAGTGAAGGCACAATTTCATCGTGTCATAGGCAATGACAAGGAGCTTGAGAGCGGCAATCCGGATGATGTACTGACTATTGTCATCTACAATACGCCTGATGAATATAAAATGAATCGCTTCTTGTACGGATACGACACAGATAATGGTGGTATCTACATCGAGGGTACCGGCACTTTCTTCACCTACGATCGGACAAAAGAACAAAGCATCTACAGTCTGGAAGAGCTGTTCCGTCATGAATTCGTCCACTATTTGCAAGGCAGATATGAAGTGCCGGGCATGTGGGGACAGGGAAAGATTTATGAAAACAGTCGCTTGCCTTGGTATGAAGAAGGTGGAGCCGAGTTTTTCGCAGGTGCTACCCGAACAGAAGGAATCAAGCCTCGCCAGTCAGTTGTAGGCAATATTCGAAATGCAGCGCCTTATCTCGATTACACTGCGGCCGATATGATGCGTGCCAAATACGGAACCCTGGCATTCTACGACTACTCATTCGCGCTTCAGTACCATCTGTTCAAGAATGATTTTGCTCGTCTGGATAAAATCAATGATACGATCCGTTCCAATGATGTATCTGCTTATGATGACTTGATCGAAGAATTCAGCCATGATCGCGCACTTGAACGTGGCTATCAAGAAACGTTAGAAGATTTGATCGACCAGTATGAAGAGTTGGATGTTCCTCTCGTTTCAGATGATTACCTACAAAAAGTAGACGTGACGAACAAAGAAGAGGTTTATCGTCAAATCGCAAAGGTTGCCTCTCTGACCGATGTAAAAACAGATGAAAAAGACTCTGGGGATTTCCGCAGCTTCACGTTGCGCGGGGTCTATACGGGCGGAACTTCTCAAGGAGAATATCAGGATTGGCAAGAAATGAACCGCCTCACCAATGGATTCCTCAAGGAGTTATCGGATCTCTCCTGGAATGGCTATGACACGGTTACGAGCTATTTTACCAATTATCGTACAACAAAAGATGGACGCTTTGCCTATGATGTCGTGTTCCACGGGAAGCTGGCTCAAGAAGATGGCTCCGAAACGGAACAGCCAAATCCAAATCCAAATCCAAACCCAAATCCTGAAGAATCGTCAATTTCATTAGGTAAGCCGATCACGGGTATCATCCATCCACAAAAACCGAGTCAGGAGTTCCGGCTCGATGTGAAATCAGCCCAACAGCTTCAAGTAGAGATGGAAACAAAGAATGGAGATAGTGTGGCGTGGCTTGTATTCCACGAGTCTGATAGAGAGAACTACATCTCCTATCCCACCAAGCGTGAAGGCAACAAGCTGATCGGATCATTCGATGCGAAACCGGGGACTTACTATGTGACTGCTTATACGTATCGTACAGGACAAGAGGACCAACCGTTTCGCTTATTGGTTACGGGGGAAGATCGCCCACAAGAGCAGCTCTATCAAGAAAACGAGAGCAATGATTCTACCGAACAAGCAAATGGTCCATTAAAGATTGGCACGACTGTTTCAGGGGACATGAAAGGAAACGATTGGCAAGATATCTTTGCCTTCCAAGTAGATAAACCAGAAGAAATACGTATTTCTTTAAACCCTCAAGAGGGACAAGGTGTGACTTGGATGCTATTCCATGAAGGAAATCTGGATCAGCCTGTAACGTACCCGCAAGAGCGGGAGGGAAATCTGCAAAGTGCCCATTATCAAGTAAAGCCAGGCCGTTACTTCTTGTATGTGTACAAATATCAAAATGAAGACGTTGTGTATACGGTAGAAACCAAGCAGCGTTAA
- a CDS encoding sugar phosphate nucleotidyltransferase: MKAVIMAGGKGTRLRPLTCHTPKPMVPLLNRPCMEYTIDLLKKHGITEIAVTLQYLPDVIRDTFGDGSRYGVSLVYFEETIPLGTAGSVKNCADFLDERFVVISGDTLTDIDLSAAIRFHEQNNALATLILTRVETPLEFGVVMTDEAGRITRFLEKPSWAEVFSDTVNTGIYVCEPEVLSSIEEEREVDFSKDIFPSFLQAAKPLYGYEASGYWSDIGSMEVYQQAQFDLLDGHVHLEIKAQEIAPRIFLENDVRIDSSVRLEGPVYIGENVHLQAGVAVGAYSILGKNTVISSGTKLSRTIIWENSVIGKKAEITGTTLCRNTRIADCVQLGEGAVIGDQCLIGAKSVVKAGIKIWPDKEVGENATVTTSLIYGAKQTKNLFGTQGIKGIGNVDITPEFVTRLAAAYAYLLQAGDKIALSACAHPFAQLLKHSIMTSLCSSGIDTVDLGIGNSPLIRYGVRSLDCKGGIHVYMAEPVDDKEIVIQFIDHAGLPISREMERKVENAYWQETYVRNLHRLGALQVEHQVQEAYLHALVQQLNVSSIQRQRFRLLIDSEQRFFPTFLAPLLHALGVTADYSSIQEGIRKKGADLGVRLDKNGEQFTLFTEHGEKLSNEQITALQLLACSGQHRRIGLPVSAPIELEHMAQLLQMEVVRTKVSPRSMMEVSSEQRFHPMFDAVYSLMRILSYLASEEKSLSVLLELLPACHMEKKTVFCPWAAKGKVMRRVMEENKGKLLELVDGIKVYDSNGWVLILPDSEDSHVKVISQGATAETAATLASSYARRIAEYQFHEKREIDSL, from the coding sequence ATGAAGGCAGTAATCATGGCTGGGGGAAAAGGTACACGACTACGTCCGTTAACATGCCACACGCCAAAACCAATGGTGCCACTCTTAAACCGGCCTTGCATGGAGTACACGATTGATCTATTGAAAAAGCATGGGATTACTGAGATAGCAGTGACACTCCAGTATCTGCCTGATGTCATCCGAGATACGTTTGGTGATGGGTCTCGCTACGGTGTTTCGCTTGTCTATTTTGAAGAAACAATTCCGTTGGGCACGGCAGGCAGCGTGAAGAACTGCGCCGATTTTCTCGATGAGCGTTTTGTTGTGATCAGTGGAGATACGTTGACAGACATCGATTTGTCGGCAGCCATCCGTTTTCATGAGCAAAATAACGCACTGGCTACGTTGATTTTGACGCGCGTAGAAACACCGCTGGAATTCGGAGTTGTCATGACAGATGAGGCCGGACGCATTACCCGTTTTTTAGAGAAGCCGAGCTGGGCGGAGGTTTTTAGCGATACGGTGAATACGGGGATATACGTCTGCGAGCCGGAGGTCTTGTCTTCTATAGAAGAAGAGCGGGAAGTGGATTTCAGCAAGGACATTTTCCCGTCCTTTTTGCAGGCAGCAAAGCCTTTATACGGATATGAAGCAAGTGGCTATTGGTCCGATATTGGCTCTATGGAGGTTTATCAGCAAGCCCAGTTTGATTTGCTGGATGGACACGTACATCTCGAAATAAAAGCACAGGAAATCGCGCCGCGCATTTTCTTGGAAAATGATGTTCGCATCGATTCATCAGTCCGGTTGGAAGGCCCTGTCTATATTGGTGAAAATGTACACTTGCAGGCTGGAGTTGCCGTCGGTGCTTATTCCATTCTGGGAAAAAATACGGTGATTTCTTCCGGTACGAAGCTGTCCAGGACGATTATTTGGGAAAACAGTGTCATTGGGAAAAAAGCAGAGATCACAGGAACGACCCTCTGCCGCAACACCCGAATTGCAGATTGCGTACAACTCGGGGAAGGGGCGGTTATTGGAGACCAGTGCCTCATTGGGGCGAAGTCAGTGGTAAAGGCCGGAATCAAAATTTGGCCGGATAAGGAAGTCGGGGAAAATGCGACTGTCACCACCTCGCTCATTTACGGTGCCAAGCAAACCAAAAATTTGTTTGGGACGCAAGGAATCAAGGGCATTGGCAATGTTGACATCACGCCCGAATTCGTCACTAGACTTGCTGCTGCCTACGCGTACTTACTACAAGCGGGGGATAAGATTGCGCTTTCGGCATGCGCACACCCATTTGCTCAGCTATTGAAGCATAGCATCATGACCAGTTTGTGCTCTTCCGGAATTGATACAGTCGATCTCGGGATTGGCAATTCACCTTTGATCCGGTACGGCGTGCGCTCTCTGGATTGCAAAGGCGGCATTCATGTTTATATGGCAGAGCCAGTCGATGATAAAGAGATTGTCATCCAATTCATCGATCATGCGGGCTTGCCGATTTCCCGTGAGATGGAGCGCAAAGTTGAGAATGCCTACTGGCAAGAGACTTATGTTCGCAACCTGCATCGGTTGGGAGCACTGCAAGTCGAGCATCAAGTACAAGAGGCATATCTTCACGCTTTGGTTCAACAGTTGAACGTATCGTCCATCCAGCGTCAGCGCTTTCGACTGCTGATCGATAGTGAACAGCGTTTTTTTCCTACTTTTCTTGCGCCACTCTTGCATGCACTTGGAGTTACCGCCGATTACAGCTCCATACAAGAAGGTATTCGAAAAAAGGGAGCAGATTTAGGCGTTCGTCTCGATAAAAATGGCGAGCAATTTACCTTGTTTACCGAGCATGGAGAGAAGCTCTCGAATGAACAGATCACGGCGCTGCAACTGCTGGCATGCAGTGGTCAACATCGGCGTATCGGCCTGCCAGTGAGTGCCCCGATTGAATTGGAGCATATGGCCCAGCTGTTGCAAATGGAGGTTGTACGCACCAAGGTCTCTCCGCGGTCCATGATGGAGGTATCGAGTGAACAACGTTTTCATCCGATGTTTGACGCCGTTTACAGTCTCATGCGAATTCTTTCGTATCTCGCTTCTGAAGAAAAATCGCTCAGCGTTTTGCTGGAGTTGTTGCCAGCGTGCCATATGGAGAAAAAGACTGTCTTTTGCCCATGGGCAGCAAAAGGGAAGGTCATGCGCAGAGTGATGGAAGAAAACAAAGGCAAGCTGCTGGAGCTCGTCGATGGAATCAAGGTGTACGATTCGAATGGCTGGGTGCTGATTTTACCCGATTCAGAGGATTCGCACGTAAAAGTGATTTCGCAAGGGGCGACGGCAGAGACCGCGGCTACGCTTGCTTCTTCCTATGCGAGGCGAATTGCCGAATATCAGTTTCACGAAAAGAGAGAGATCGACAGCCTATAA
- a CDS encoding DUF4912 domain-containing protein, which yields MLEKILELRSRSMSIAQIAKECGLTIGQVKYRLQKDRAKPEASSPARRELEWQLPGFYGRDIVKVMVQGPTVLFIYWEITWPRMRMVASYLQADYRHIQKGLRLYDVTERLFDGKNAHSVRDVFVHEEAHSWYVKDVEPGRTYIVDFGLYEHNRFCPILRSETVVTPRHSKASWGEPLVEPVHDPATPSWFENFSSYSLYTKTSNK from the coding sequence ATGCTGGAAAAAATTCTCGAACTGCGTTCACGATCCATGTCCATTGCACAAATTGCCAAAGAGTGCGGCTTAACGATCGGTCAAGTAAAGTATCGTCTGCAAAAAGACCGTGCCAAGCCAGAGGCATCATCTCCCGCTAGAAGAGAATTGGAATGGCAATTGCCTGGGTTTTATGGTCGGGACATTGTCAAAGTGATGGTACAAGGACCGACGGTGTTATTCATCTATTGGGAAATCACTTGGCCGCGCATGAGAATGGTCGCATCGTACCTGCAAGCCGATTATCGTCACATCCAGAAGGGCTTGCGTCTGTATGATGTGACCGAACGCTTATTTGATGGAAAAAATGCGCATTCCGTCCGAGATGTGTTCGTACATGAAGAGGCTCATTCCTGGTATGTGAAAGATGTAGAGCCAGGACGTACATACATTGTTGATTTTGGTTTATATGAACACAATCGGTTTTGTCCGATATTACGCTCGGAAACGGTAGTTACTCCACGCCATTCAAAAGCTAGCTGGGGGGAACCGCTAGTTGAGCCCGTCCACGATCCAGCTACACCTTCCTGGTTTGAGAACTTTTCCTCCTATTCGTTGTATACCAAAACATCAAATAAGTGA